In the Gossypium arboreum isolate Shixiya-1 chromosome 10, ASM2569848v2, whole genome shotgun sequence genome, one interval contains:
- the LOC108489746 gene encoding endo-1,3;1,4-beta-D-glucanase-like isoform X2, producing the protein MSGPQCCSNPPTLDSASGAGHVEKIAGFNTYVSGSIQSNLTILLVSDVYGYEAPNLRKLADKVAAAGFYVVAPDFFYGEPLVRDKPDRPLPAWIKDHGPDKGFEDATLIIDALKSKGVSSIGAAGFCWGAKVVVELAKVALILAAVMLHPSFVTVDDIKSVKVPIAILGAEIDNLSPPELVKQFDEILKVDSFVKIFPKCAHGWTVRYDVNDTTAVSCAHEAHQDMLEWFAKYVK; encoded by the exons ATGTCAGGTCCTCAGTGCTGTTCGAACCCGCCAACATTGGACTCTGCAAGTGGAGCTGGTCATGTTGAGAAAATTGCTGGCTTCAACACTTATGTTTCTGGCTCTATTCAATCCAACCTTACTATTCTTCTTGTCTCTGATGTTTACG GATATGAGGCTCCAAACTTGAG AAAGCTCGCAGACAAGGTTGCAGCTGCTGGGTTCTATGTGGTGGCTCCTGACTTCTTTTATGGAGAACCCTTGGTCCGTGATAAACCTGATAGACCTTTACCTGCTTGGATAAAGGATCATGGACCG GATAAAGGTTTTGAGGATGCAACGCTCATAATTGATGCTTTGAAAAGTAAAGGGGTTTCATCAATTGGAGCTGCTGGGTTCTGTTGGGGTG CTAAAGTTGTGGTTGAACTGGCAAAGGTTGCCCTTATCCTAGCAGCTGTGATGTTGCATCCTTCATTTGTGACTGTGGACGATATCAAGA GTGTGAAGGTGCCCATCGCGATATTGGGAGCTGAGATTGACAATTTGTCTCCCCCAGAACTTGTAAAACAGTTTGATGAGATATTAAAA GTTGATAGCTTTGTGAAGATATTTCCTAAATGTGCCCATGGATGGACGGTCAGATACGATGTCAATGATACAACAGCTGTGTCATGCGCTCATGAAGCTCATCAAGATATGTTGGAGTGGTTTGCAAAGTACGTTAAGTGA
- the LOC108489746 gene encoding endo-1,3;1,4-beta-D-glucanase-like isoform X3: MSGPQCCSNPPTLDSASGAGHVEKIAGFNTYVSGSIQSNLTILLVSDVYGYEAPNLRKLADKVAAAGFYVVAPDFFYGEPLVRDKPDRPLPAWIKDHGPDKGFEDATLIIDALKSKGVSSIGAAGFCWGAKVVVELAKVALILAAVMLHPSFVTVDDIKSVKVPIAILGAEIDNLSPPELVKQFDEILKVSEVRRPNAWCHTVCYLY; this comes from the exons ATGTCAGGTCCTCAGTGCTGTTCGAACCCGCCAACATTGGACTCTGCAAGTGGAGCTGGTCATGTTGAGAAAATTGCTGGCTTCAACACTTATGTTTCTGGCTCTATTCAATCCAACCTTACTATTCTTCTTGTCTCTGATGTTTACG GATATGAGGCTCCAAACTTGAG AAAGCTCGCAGACAAGGTTGCAGCTGCTGGGTTCTATGTGGTGGCTCCTGACTTCTTTTATGGAGAACCCTTGGTCCGTGATAAACCTGATAGACCTTTACCTGCTTGGATAAAGGATCATGGACCG GATAAAGGTTTTGAGGATGCAACGCTCATAATTGATGCTTTGAAAAGTAAAGGGGTTTCATCAATTGGAGCTGCTGGGTTCTGTTGGGGTG CTAAAGTTGTGGTTGAACTGGCAAAGGTTGCCCTTATCCTAGCAGCTGTGATGTTGCATCCTTCATTTGTGACTGTGGACGATATCAAGA GTGTGAAGGTGCCCATCGCGATATTGGGAGCTGAGATTGACAATTTGTCTCCCCCAGAACTTGTAAAACAGTTTGATGAGATATTAAAAGTGAGTGAGGTACGAAGGCCCAATGCCTGGTGTCATACTGTCTGTTATCTTTATTGA
- the LOC108489746 gene encoding endo-1,3;1,4-beta-D-glucanase-like isoform X1, translating into MSGPQCCSNPPTLDSASGAGHVEKIAGFNTYVSGSIQSNLTILLVSDVYGYEAPNLRKLADKVAAAGFYVVAPDFFYGEPLVRDKPDRPLPAWIKDHGPDKGFEDATLIIDALKSKGVSSIGAAGFCWGAKVVVELAKVALILAAVMLHPSFVTVDDIKSVKVPIAILGAEIDNLSPPELVKQFDEILKVSEVDSFVKIFPKCAHGWTVRYDVNDTTAVSCAHEAHQDMLEWFAKYVK; encoded by the exons ATGTCAGGTCCTCAGTGCTGTTCGAACCCGCCAACATTGGACTCTGCAAGTGGAGCTGGTCATGTTGAGAAAATTGCTGGCTTCAACACTTATGTTTCTGGCTCTATTCAATCCAACCTTACTATTCTTCTTGTCTCTGATGTTTACG GATATGAGGCTCCAAACTTGAG AAAGCTCGCAGACAAGGTTGCAGCTGCTGGGTTCTATGTGGTGGCTCCTGACTTCTTTTATGGAGAACCCTTGGTCCGTGATAAACCTGATAGACCTTTACCTGCTTGGATAAAGGATCATGGACCG GATAAAGGTTTTGAGGATGCAACGCTCATAATTGATGCTTTGAAAAGTAAAGGGGTTTCATCAATTGGAGCTGCTGGGTTCTGTTGGGGTG CTAAAGTTGTGGTTGAACTGGCAAAGGTTGCCCTTATCCTAGCAGCTGTGATGTTGCATCCTTCATTTGTGACTGTGGACGATATCAAGA GTGTGAAGGTGCCCATCGCGATATTGGGAGCTGAGATTGACAATTTGTCTCCCCCAGAACTTGTAAAACAGTTTGATGAGATATTAAAAGTGAGTGAG GTTGATAGCTTTGTGAAGATATTTCCTAAATGTGCCCATGGATGGACGGTCAGATACGATGTCAATGATACAACAGCTGTGTCATGCGCTCATGAAGCTCATCAAGATATGTTGGAGTGGTTTGCAAAGTACGTTAAGTGA